A window of the Trichoderma asperellum chromosome 6, complete sequence genome harbors these coding sequences:
- a CDS encoding uncharacterized protein (EggNog:ENOG41) gives MGSVQPPTKPCHNCRRQRLRCDRSYPHCNKCAASGKECLGYGKLFRWTGAIASRGKLAGRTSSAPVAAETQNENEHENRIGNDRDAELEPEIDAEADAEALSPALAVAKVRSRRSSSMSHRVSVIPWNGYYGRSMSAGAEAPLSTPLPRSPYIKPSSPWVLADPLFQDLNQSDRFYLNYFTTRLCKDLVSTDGPECNPFRSLIPLTRAHPLLQHIIVAASAAHMSNLITMGLPYDDSGLVAANPSAASKKALNDALVAKHTALRLMSAAIQNLDTMNGDVVLAASLFFINVELIESGKHGWRAHLEGAAKIMSFIQLTQAWDSSLRDYLLSDCFIYFILASAFMPTRYATSLNFESSQIPFVLGKTVANSYLCCPPELMEILHTASQLSNNAVNDQPNEETTMAGIELVKRAQAYDIYGWARDTAKVLSLSNESMQSRMHAGSAHRLAACIYILQAVPSVGERLGPEFVAFLTDDLLAHLNMIPVEDPNFKATTWPTFIIGAETRNPERQKLIMERLRIMTTVCPWGFIHTAMETLQVIWNLAAEERGSKSWVQTLRDPEMNFLIV, from the exons ATGGGCTCTGTCCAACCGCCAACGAAGCCTTGCCACAACTGCCGCCGGCAGAGGCTCCGTTGTGATCGGTCGTACCCACACTGCAACAAGTGTGCCGCCTCTGGCAAGGAGTGTCTCGGCTATGGGAAGCTGTTTCGTTGGACGGgagccatcgccagccgGGGGAAGCTGGCCGGCCGCACGTCGAGCGCGCCCGTTGCGGCTGAGACCCAGAATGAGAATGAGCATGAGAACAGGATTGGAAATGACAGAGACGCAGAGCTAGAGCCCGAGATAGACGCGGAAGCCGACGCAGAGGCCCTGTCGCCTGCTCTGGCGGTGGCCAAGGTGCGCTCTAGGAGGAGCTCATCAATGTCTCACAGAGTCTCCGTAATACCATGGAATGGCTATTACGGAAGAAGCATGTCGGCTGGTGCAGAAGCGCCGCTGTCCACCCCTTTGCCCAGGTCTCCCTATATCAAACCAAGCAGTCCTTGGGTGCTGGCCGATCCGCTATTTCAGGATCTGAATCAGTCTGACCGGTTCTATCTCAACTATT TTACGACCCGCCTGTGCAAAGATCTAGTGTCTACCGATGGGCCAGAGTGCAATCCTTTTCGCAGCCTTATACCACTGACCCGTGCTCATCCGCTGTTGCAACACATTATAGTTGCAGCCTCGGCGGCTCACATGTCTAACTTGATAACTATGGGTCTGCCGTATGACGACAGTGGCCTCGTAGCTGCGAATCCGAGCGCGGCATCTAAAAAGGCACTCAACGATGCACTGGTCGCCAAACACACAGCGTTGCGGCTGATGTCTGCTGCCATTCAAAACCTCGATACTATGAATGGCGACGTCGTCCTTGCAGCGtcgcttttcttcatcaacgTAGAGTTGATTGAGTCTGGAAAGCATGGTTGGAGAGCGCATCTGGAAGGAGCGGCAAAAATCATGTCATTCATACAGCTCACCCAAGCGTGGGATAGTTCACTGCGGGACTACCTCCTCTCGGATTGCTTTAT CTACTTTATCCTCGCCTCGGCATTTATGCCAACGCGATACGCAACGTCTTTGAACTTTGAGTCCTCACAGATTCCTTTTGTGCTCGGCAAGACGGTAGCGAATAGCTACTTGTGCTGCCCACCAGAACTGATGGAAATCCTGCACACTGCCTCCCAGCTTTCGAACAACGCAGTCAATGATCAACCCAACGAGGAAACTACCATGGCTGGCATAGAGCTGGTTAAACGTGCTCAAGCCTACGACATCTATGGATGGGCTCGCGACACGGCGAAAGTCCTTTCTTTGTCAAACGAGTCGATGCAAAGTCGCATGCACGCAGGATCAGCTCATCGCCTGGCTGCTTGTATATACATTTTGCAAGCTGTACCGTCTGTCGGAGAGAGACTTGGCCCGGAATTTGTAGCCTTTTTAACCGATGACTTGTTGGCACATCTGAACATGATTCCCGTCGAAGACCCCAACTTCAAAGCAACGACGTGGCCAACCTTCATCATTGGCGCAGAGACTAGGAATCCAGAACGACAAAAACTTATCATGGAAAGACTACGGATAATGACGACAGTATGTCCGTGGGGCTTCATCCACACCGCCATGGAAACGCTCCAAGTTATCTGGAACCTAGCAGCAGAGGAAAGAGGGTCAAAGAGTTGGGTGCAGACGCTCAGAGACCCGGAAATGAACTTTTTAATTGTTTGA
- a CDS encoding uncharacterized protein (EggNog:ENOG41) codes for MALVTSMISPSHYGTQHSGYYQSPPSPPMDEPKCSLPSISNLLGLADAGSMASESSFSSSPRPYAKAESRPASRHRALPPTPPMSTDASFDARRSPSNSVSYAPSSTYYETTPPAEAHDAHRYRMASLPAISTSAAQPPLPPAMASAHSPASNYYPAQNLPPPPPPTSGLQYQRPLPLSFPPPPSPLSVTPSGGYVWQHHHYLNPSNGIPFPPSQDRYICQTCNKAFSRPSSLRIHSHSHTGEKPFKCPHAGCGKAFSVRSNMKRHERGCHGFDVGKGPIMLS; via the coding sequence ATGGCCCTGGTTACTTCTATGATATCTCCTTCTCACTACGGCACACAACACTCTGGATACTATCAGTCACCCCCCTCGCCCCCCATGGATGAGCCGAAGTGTTCACTGCCCTCCATCTCTAACCTCTTGGGCCTCGCCGATGCTGGCTCTATGGCGAGCGAAAGTTCATTCTCCAGCTCTCCTCGACCCTATGCCAAGGCCGAGAGCAGGCCAGCCTCTCGACATAGAGCGCTGCCACCCACACCGCCCATGTCCACAGACGCTTCATTTGACGCTCGGCGGTCTCCATCAAACAGCGTCTCCTACGCTCCATCCAGCACCTACTACGAGACCACGCCCCCTGCAGAGGCCCATGACGCACATCGTTATCGAATGGCCTCTCTGCCTGCTATCTCAACATCCGCCGCACAGCCTCCTTTGCCGCCGGCGATGGCATCTGCCCATTCTCCTGCCAGTAACTACTATCCTGCGCAGAACCtaccgccgccacctccCCCGACTTCTGGTCTCCAGTATCAGCGTCCACTACCCCTGTCGTTCCCACCGCCACCTAGCCCTCTCAGTGTAACCCCCTCTGGCGGCTACGTGTGGCAACACCACCACTATCTCAACCCATCAAACGGCATTCCATTTCCACCCTCACAAGACCGATATATCTGCCAAACTTGTAACAAAGCCTTCAGCCGGCCCAGCAGTTTGCGTATCCACAGCCATTCACACACTGGCGAGAAGCCATTCAAGTGTCCCCACGCTGGATGTGGCAAAGCTTTCAGCGTTCGGAGTAACATGAAGCGACACGAGAGAGGCTGCCACGGCTTTGACGTAGGCAAAGGGCCCATTATGCTCTCTTGA
- a CDS encoding uncharacterized protein (SECRETED:SignalP(1-51)), with protein MKNMETSATRILARPVERTSTISAGGANHRSLLHLTNVLCLLLLLLLASSASDPRDLSLLKGGKHAPLKATSGQPWPRHPSSEQTVQPQLGSLACYQLVAAAAVSFP; from the exons atgaaaaatatgGAGACGAGTGCCACGAGGATTCTCGCGCGGCCCGTCGAACGAACGAGCACCATCAGCGCCGGGGGGGCAAATCACcgctctcttctccatcttacTAATGTCCTTTGCCTCTTG CTATTGCttctcttggcttcttcagcctCCGATCCCAGAGATCTTTCCCTCCTCAAAGGGGGGAAGCACGCTCCTCTCAAGGCGACTTCTGGGCAGCCTTGGCCACGGCATCCGAGTTCCGAGCAAACGGTTCAGCCGCAGCTCGGAAGTCTCGCTTGTTATCaattggtggcggcggcggcagtaTCATTCCCTTGA